One stretch of Bernardetia sp. DNA includes these proteins:
- a CDS encoding LysM peptidoglycan-binding domain-containing protein, producing MKTYLSILIFMLVTYSSQAQHDIYGNYYEDSLLVRPVVQTVRTITHQGVFETPKEDEYIYHMVAEGETIESILNMYQLCAPCFTKWNNYTYSSLESLKREKLYEGEYLKVALKEQYYKGFISNPVKKYNYLKLDKRLSVYKIARRYGVSESQLKTWNKLNEYTYNLEAGTTLIVNEKVYKYVCPCKETND from the coding sequence ATGAAAACTTATTTATCAATTTTGATATTTATGCTTGTTACCTACTCTTCACAAGCACAACATGACATCTATGGAAACTATTATGAAGATAGTCTATTAGTACGTCCTGTCGTTCAGACGGTTCGTACCATTACGCATCAAGGTGTTTTTGAAACTCCAAAAGAAGACGAATATATCTATCACATGGTAGCCGAAGGAGAAACTATCGAATCTATTTTAAATATGTATCAGCTGTGCGCTCCTTGCTTTACAAAGTGGAACAATTATACGTATTCAAGTTTGGAAAGTCTTAAACGAGAAAAACTTTATGAAGGGGAATATCTTAAAGTAGCTCTAAAAGAACAATATTATAAAGGTTTTATTTCAAATCCTGTCAAAAAATACAACTACCTTAAGTTAGATAAAAGACTTTCTGTCTATAAAATTGCAAGAAGATATGGCGTTTCTGAATCGCAACTCAAAACATGGAATAAGTTGAATGAATATACTTATAATCTTGAAGCAGGAACAACACTTATTGTAAATGAAAAAGTATATAAATACGTTTGTCCGTGTAAAGAAACAAATGATTAA
- a CDS encoding Glu/Leu/Phe/Val family dehydrogenase, producing MANNDKEHLDQGAKFYKDVLGSLNNAAALTKHPKGLLEQIIVPNSVYEMSFPLRLDNDDYQVIKAWRVQHSHHKLPVKGGIRFAEAVNADEVKALATLMSFKCALVNVPFGGAKGGVKINPKKYTARQLETITRRYTTELVKKEMIGPSIDVPAPDYGTGAREMAWIADTYSLLRPGINALGCVTGKPLSMHGIRGRTEATGLGVIFGIREAMSIAEDMKELGLTPGLAGKTVIVQGFGNVGYHAALYAQKEGAIVVGIAEYEGGVYNKDGFDVEDLFRHRKETGSLMGYPKAQEVKPSNQLMEFECDVLIPAALENQITEENAPRIKAKVIGEGANGPITREAEAILLEKGKMILPDFYLNAGGVTVSYLEWLKNLSRVSFGKITKRYDQMENTRIVQAIEAATGKGVGDDLRRMIMRGADERDLVNSALEETMITSYHQVRETFKNYKDVKSLRNAAFITSIDKIAIAYMESGIFP from the coding sequence ATGGCAAACAATGATAAAGAACATTTAGACCAAGGTGCTAAATTCTACAAAGATGTACTTGGCTCGCTCAACAATGCAGCAGCACTTACCAAGCACCCCAAAGGGCTACTAGAACAAATTATCGTTCCTAATAGTGTCTATGAAATGAGTTTTCCTCTTCGCCTAGACAACGACGATTACCAAGTAATCAAAGCGTGGAGAGTTCAGCACTCTCACCACAAACTTCCCGTAAAAGGAGGTATTCGTTTTGCTGAAGCTGTAAATGCAGATGAAGTAAAAGCACTTGCAACACTTATGTCTTTTAAGTGTGCGCTCGTAAATGTTCCTTTTGGTGGAGCTAAAGGAGGTGTAAAAATCAATCCTAAAAAATATACAGCTCGCCAGTTAGAAACAATTACACGTCGTTATACAACAGAACTTGTAAAAAAAGAAATGATAGGTCCTTCTATTGATGTTCCTGCTCCTGACTATGGAACAGGCGCAAGAGAAATGGCTTGGATTGCTGATACGTATTCACTTCTTCGTCCAGGAATCAATGCACTAGGTTGTGTTACAGGTAAGCCTCTTTCAATGCACGGAATCCGTGGACGTACTGAAGCAACCGGACTAGGTGTTATCTTCGGTATTCGTGAAGCAATGAGTATTGCTGAAGATATGAAGGAATTAGGACTTACTCCTGGGCTGGCAGGAAAGACGGTTATTGTACAAGGGTTTGGTAACGTGGGATACCACGCTGCACTGTATGCACAAAAAGAGGGTGCAATCGTTGTAGGAATTGCTGAATACGAAGGTGGTGTATATAACAAAGATGGTTTTGATGTAGAAGATTTATTCCGTCATCGTAAAGAAACAGGCTCACTAATGGGCTATCCAAAAGCTCAAGAAGTAAAGCCAAGCAATCAACTCATGGAATTTGAATGTGATGTTCTTATTCCTGCTGCTTTAGAAAACCAAATTACAGAAGAAAATGCACCAAGAATTAAAGCAAAAGTAATCGGAGAGGGTGCAAATGGTCCTATTACTAGAGAAGCTGAAGCTATTTTGTTGGAAAAAGGTAAAATGATTCTTCCAGACTTTTATCTCAATGCTGGGGGTGTTACAGTTTCTTACTTAGAATGGCTCAAAAATCTTTCTCGTGTTTCGTTTGGTAAGATTACTAAGCGTTACGACCAAATGGAAAACACTCGTATCGTACAAGCTATCGAAGCTGCAACAGGAAAAGGAGTAGGCGACGACCTTCGCAGAATGATTATGCGTGGTGCAGATGAGCGTGATTTGGTAAACTCTGCTTTAGAAGAAACTATGATTACTTCATATCACCAAGTGAGAGAAACCTTTAAGAATTATAAAGATGTCAAGAGTTTGCGTAATGCAGCTTTTATTACCTCTATTGATAAGATTGCTATTGCTTATATGGAATCTGGTATCTTCCCTTGA